Proteins encoded in a region of the Mucilaginibacter sabulilitoris genome:
- a CDS encoding Gfo/Idh/MocA family protein — MTEEQDKSTPKPSRREFLKSSTIAAASFMIVPRFVLGGKGFIAPSDKLLIASVGAGGKGQSDIANFYKSGKAEIAYLCDVDDRRSAKSRSAFPKAKYYKDWREMYDKESKHFDAVSISTPDHNHAIITYHAMQLGKHVYVQKPMTHDIWEARLLTEAAKKYKVVTQMGNQGSSNDGTRLMSEWYDADLIGDVHTVYCWTNRPVWPQGIAWPQPDPNIPKELDWNLWLGTAPKKDYVDKLVPFNWRGWWDYGTGALGDMGCHLVEAPFRVLGLQYVKDVQASVGSVYVDEFKQGHFPESCPPSSHITLTFPKTDKTKGDVTMHWMDGGIQPERPAELGASEKFGGEEGNGTLFIGTKGKMYASTYSDAATLLPKSLTQSANAPQKWARVPGGANGHYAQWVEGCIAGYGKTELSSSFDKAGPLTEALLMANLAVRGHDLQGGDVKLVWDNQAMKVTNFDAVNKYIQRDYPDGFKLKA, encoded by the coding sequence ATGACTGAAGAACAGGACAAAAGTACTCCGAAACCGTCGAGGCGGGAGTTTCTTAAAAGCAGTACTATTGCTGCGGCAAGTTTTATGATCGTACCGCGCTTTGTATTGGGCGGTAAAGGCTTTATTGCACCAAGCGATAAGCTGCTTATTGCCAGTGTTGGCGCCGGCGGTAAAGGCCAGAGCGACATTGCCAACTTTTACAAAAGCGGCAAAGCCGAAATCGCTTATTTATGCGACGTAGACGACAGAAGGTCTGCTAAATCAAGGTCTGCTTTCCCTAAAGCCAAATATTATAAAGATTGGCGCGAAATGTATGATAAGGAATCAAAACATTTTGATGCCGTATCTATTTCTACTCCTGATCATAACCACGCCATTATCACTTACCATGCGATGCAGTTAGGCAAGCACGTTTATGTGCAAAAACCAATGACGCATGATATCTGGGAAGCCCGTTTACTGACCGAGGCAGCGAAAAAATATAAAGTGGTTACACAAATGGGTAACCAGGGTTCATCAAACGATGGTACCCGCCTCATGTCTGAATGGTATGATGCTGATCTGATTGGTGATGTGCATACCGTTTACTGCTGGACAAACCGCCCTGTGTGGCCGCAAGGTATCGCATGGCCTCAGCCCGACCCTAACATTCCTAAAGAACTTGACTGGAACCTTTGGTTGGGTACTGCGCCTAAAAAAGACTATGTTGATAAACTGGTGCCATTTAACTGGCGCGGATGGTGGGATTATGGTACCGGCGCCCTGGGCGATATGGGCTGTCACCTGGTTGAAGCTCCGTTCCGTGTACTCGGGTTACAATATGTTAAAGACGTACAGGCCAGCGTTGGTAGTGTGTATGTTGATGAGTTTAAACAAGGTCACTTCCCTGAAAGCTGCCCTCCGTCAAGCCACATTACTTTAACATTCCCTAAAACTGATAAAACCAAAGGTGACGTTACTATGCACTGGATGGATGGCGGTATACAGCCAGAAAGACCTGCTGAATTAGGAGCAAGTGAAAAATTTGGCGGCGAAGAAGGTAACGGTACATTGTTCATCGGTACAAAAGGTAAAATGTACGCAAGCACCTATTCTGATGCTGCAACGCTGTTGCCTAAATCACTTACCCAAAGCGCTAATGCGCCTCAAAAATGGGCACGTGTACCAGGCGGTGCTAATGGACACTACGCACAATGGGTTGAAGGCTGTATTGCCGGATACGGTAAAACCGAACTAAGCTCATCATTTGACAAGGCCGGTCCGCTTACCGAAGCATTGTTAATGGCTAACCTTGCTGTACGTGGTCATGATCTTCAGGGTGGAGACGTGAAATTGGTATGGGATAACCAGGCAATGAAGGTAACCAACTTTGATGCAGTTAACAAATACATCCAGAGGGATTATCCTGATGGGTTTAAACTGAAAGCGTAA
- a CDS encoding GMC family oxidoreductase — protein sequence MSANTYDAIVVGSGISGGWAAKELTEKGLKTIMLERGRNIEHVKDYVNANKAPWEFPHRGGRTQKMIEDYPVLKRDYPLNETNLDYWASDKDSPYTEIKRFDWFRGYHVGGRSLMWGRQSYRWADVDFEANLKDGIAIDWPIRYKDVAPWYSYAEKFAGISGNKDGLPILPDGDFMPPMEMNCVEKDVSKRLREFYKEARHMIIGRTANITVPHNNRTNCQYRNKCWLGCPFGAYFSTQSATLPAAMATGNLTVRPWSIVTKILYDKDTKKAKGVEVLDAETNQTYEYFAKVVFLNASTFNSTWIMMNSATDIWPDGLGSSSGELGHNVMDHHLNVGASGRIEGYEDKYYFGRRANGFYIPRYRNLNGEKRDYIRGFGYQGAASREGWSRDIAEMNIGGGFKDALTEPGSWQLGMGGFGETLPYHENKITLDKTKKDKWGLPVLAFDAELKENELKMRIEIEKDAKEMLEAMGAKDVQSHSANPFLGRGIHEMGTARMGHDPKTSVLNKWNQVWDAKNVFVTDGSFMVSAACQNPSLTYMAMTARAANYAVDALKKNEI from the coding sequence ATGTCTGCAAACACTTATGACGCTATAGTAGTTGGCTCAGGGATTTCTGGCGGGTGGGCTGCCAAAGAACTAACAGAAAAAGGTTTGAAAACCATTATGCTGGAGCGTGGCCGAAACATCGAACACGTTAAAGATTATGTGAACGCTAATAAAGCACCATGGGAGTTCCCGCACAGAGGGGGCCGCACCCAGAAAATGATCGAAGACTACCCGGTATTAAAACGCGATTATCCATTAAACGAAACCAATTTAGATTATTGGGCAAGTGATAAAGATAGCCCGTATACAGAAATAAAAAGGTTCGACTGGTTCAGGGGCTACCACGTTGGCGGCCGCTCATTAATGTGGGGCAGGCAGTCATACCGCTGGGCCGATGTTGATTTTGAAGCCAATCTGAAAGATGGCATCGCCATTGACTGGCCAATCCGTTATAAAGACGTTGCGCCGTGGTACAGCTATGCAGAAAAATTTGCAGGCATTTCCGGTAATAAAGATGGTTTGCCCATTTTACCCGATGGTGATTTTATGCCGCCTATGGAAATGAACTGCGTAGAGAAAGACGTATCTAAAAGATTAAGAGAATTTTATAAAGAAGCACGTCACATGATCATTGGCCGTACCGCTAATATCACCGTGCCGCATAATAACCGCACCAATTGCCAGTATCGTAACAAATGCTGGCTGGGTTGTCCGTTCGGGGCTTATTTCAGCACACAGTCGGCTACATTGCCGGCAGCTATGGCAACTGGCAATTTAACTGTTCGTCCATGGTCAATAGTTACCAAAATATTATACGATAAGGATACTAAAAAAGCTAAAGGTGTTGAGGTGCTTGATGCGGAAACCAATCAAACCTATGAGTATTTTGCAAAAGTTGTGTTCCTTAATGCTTCAACATTTAATTCAACCTGGATAATGATGAACTCTGCTACTGATATTTGGCCGGATGGCTTAGGCAGCAGCAGCGGTGAACTGGGCCATAACGTAATGGATCATCACCTTAATGTAGGTGCGTCGGGCAGGATAGAAGGATATGAGGATAAATACTATTTCGGTCGCCGTGCCAATGGTTTCTATATCCCGCGTTACCGTAACCTAAATGGCGAAAAACGTGATTATATCCGTGGCTTTGGCTATCAGGGAGCCGCAAGTCGCGAAGGTTGGAGCCGTGACATTGCCGAAATGAACATTGGCGGTGGCTTCAAAGATGCCTTGACCGAACCAGGATCATGGCAGTTAGGTATGGGCGGCTTCGGCGAAACACTACCATATCATGAAAACAAGATAACTCTTGATAAAACCAAAAAAGATAAATGGGGCTTACCAGTTTTAGCTTTTGATGCTGAACTGAAAGAGAACGAGCTTAAGATGCGTATCGAAATAGAGAAGGATGCTAAAGAAATGTTGGAAGCAATGGGCGCTAAAGATGTACAAAGCCATAGCGCTAATCCGTTTTTGGGCAGGGGCATCCATGAAATGGGCACCGCGCGCATGGGCCATGACCCTAAAACATCGGTTCTTAACAAATGGAACCAGGTTTGGGATGCCAAAAACGTGTTTGTAACCGATGGTTCATTCATGGTATCGGCTGCATGCCAAAACCCGTCACTTACTTATATGGCTATGACAGCCCGGGCGGCAAACTATGCTGTTGACGCCTTAAAAAAGAACGAGATCTAA
- a CDS encoding Gfo/Idh/MocA family protein — translation MKLRLGMIGGGQGAFIGAVHRIAARIDGEYELVCGAFSSNPEKSKASGLLLGIKPDRVYNSYNELIEKEKQLPEDERVQVISIVTPNHVHFDPAKMALENGFHVILDKPMTFSLAEAKELDKVVQATGKLFCLTHTYTGYPMIKEAKQLIKAGKLGKIRKVYVEYPQGWLSSFLEGDDNKQASWRTDPGKSGIAGAMGDIGTHAFNLAEYVTGLEVTQICADINIVVEGRKLDDDGAALLKFNNGASGVLTATQIAAGEENNVKIRVYGEKGGLEWHQSDANSLTLMYTDKPMEVWRTGAGYTSSFAQHNTRTPPGHPEGYLEAFANLYRNFALTVKASIAGKTPSPEEQDYPGIKDGVRGMAFIENVIASGKSDKKWTEFSI, via the coding sequence ATGAAATTAAGATTAGGAATGATCGGCGGCGGTCAGGGTGCTTTTATAGGCGCTGTACACCGTATAGCCGCCCGTATAGACGGTGAATATGAATTGGTTTGCGGCGCTTTTAGCAGCAATCCCGAAAAATCAAAAGCCAGCGGTTTGCTGCTTGGTATAAAACCCGACCGGGTATATAACTCTTACAACGAGCTTATTGAAAAAGAAAAACAACTGCCCGAAGATGAGCGTGTACAGGTTATCAGTATTGTAACCCCCAATCACGTACACTTTGATCCTGCAAAAATGGCGCTGGAGAATGGTTTCCACGTTATTTTAGATAAACCCATGACTTTTTCGCTGGCCGAAGCCAAAGAACTGGATAAGGTGGTACAGGCAACAGGTAAACTGTTTTGCCTTACCCATACTTACACAGGCTACCCAATGATTAAAGAGGCTAAGCAATTGATAAAAGCCGGTAAGCTAGGCAAAATACGTAAAGTATATGTGGAGTATCCTCAGGGATGGTTGAGCAGCTTTCTGGAAGGCGATGATAATAAACAGGCTTCATGGCGTACCGACCCTGGTAAAAGTGGTATAGCTGGTGCCATGGGCGATATTGGCACGCACGCCTTTAACCTGGCCGAATATGTAACCGGTTTGGAAGTAACGCAGATATGTGCCGATATTAATATTGTGGTGGAAGGCCGTAAGCTTGATGATGACGGCGCTGCGCTGCTTAAATTCAATAACGGCGCAAGCGGTGTACTAACCGCTACCCAAATTGCAGCCGGCGAAGAAAATAATGTTAAAATACGCGTTTACGGCGAAAAAGGCGGTTTAGAATGGCACCAGAGCGATGCCAATTCGTTAACCTTGATGTACACCGATAAACCAATGGAGGTATGGCGCACCGGCGCGGGTTACACCAGTTCATTTGCACAGCATAACACGCGTACCCCTCCGGGTCACCCGGAAGGTTACCTGGAAGCTTTTGCCAACCTGTACCGCAACTTTGCCTTAACCGTTAAGGCAAGCATCGCAGGCAAAACCCCTTCTCCTGAAGAACAGGACTATCCCGGAATTAAAGACGGTGTCCGCGGCATGGCATTTATTGAAAATGTAATAGCCTCGGGCAAATCAGATAAAAAGTGGACTGAATTTTCTATTTAA
- a CDS encoding gluconate 2-dehydrogenase subunit 3 family protein, with product MNRREAIGRVGLILGGTIIGAEFFISGCKSTSKKVNELFDEDNVALFNEVSETILPATTTPGAKAANVGSFMALMVQDCYTPDDQKVFVKGIADLDDASKKKNGKKFMEADAKQRTELLTELDAEQKAYTKNKKPEDPNHYFRMMKELTLLGFFTSEVGATKALRYIAVPGRYDGCVPYKKGDKAWAT from the coding sequence ATGAATAGAAGAGAAGCTATTGGCAGGGTTGGTTTAATACTTGGAGGTACCATTATTGGGGCCGAGTTTTTTATTTCCGGGTGTAAATCAACTTCAAAAAAAGTAAACGAACTGTTTGACGAAGACAACGTTGCTTTATTTAATGAAGTTAGCGAAACCATTTTGCCTGCAACTACAACCCCGGGTGCAAAAGCAGCAAATGTGGGCAGTTTTATGGCCCTGATGGTTCAGGATTGCTATACGCCGGATGATCAGAAGGTATTTGTAAAAGGTATAGCTGATCTGGATGATGCCAGCAAGAAAAAAAATGGCAAAAAGTTTATGGAAGCCGATGCAAAACAACGCACCGAATTGCTTACCGAGCTTGACGCGGAACAAAAAGCTTATACCAAAAACAAGAAACCAGAAGATCCTAACCATTATTTCAGAATGATGAAGGAACTTACATTGCTGGGCTTCTTCACATCAGAGGTTGGTGCAACAAAAGCCCTGCGCTACATTGCTGTACCCGGACGATATGACGGCTGCGTTCCTTACAAAAAAGGTGACAAAGCCTGGGCTACATGA